From Brassica oleracea var. oleracea cultivar TO1000 chromosome C3, BOL, whole genome shotgun sequence, a single genomic window includes:
- the LOC106333082 gene encoding transcription factor MYB90 isoform X3, producing the protein MASSSFKSWCRKSCRLRWLNYLKPTIKRGKLSSDEVDLLLRLHKLLGNRWSLIAGRLPGRTANDIKNYWNTHLSKKHEPCCKTKMKKRNVTFSSTTPAQKIDVFKPRPRLFTVNNGCSHLHGLPEVDVVPPCLGLNNINNVCENSMTYCNKAGEKYELFSNLMDGENMWWESLLEESKQPDGLVPKGTATKKGATFAFDVEQLWNMLDGETVELD; encoded by the exons ATGGCATCAAGTTCCTTTAAGAGCTG GTGTAGGAAGAGTTGTAGACTAAGATGGCTGAACTATTTGAAGCCAACTATCAAGAGAGGAAAACTTAGCTCTGATGAAGTTGATCTTCTTCTCCGTCTTCATAAGCTTTTAGGAAACAG GTGGTCTTTAATTGCTGGTAGACTACCCGGCCGGACCGCTAATGATATCAAGAATTACTGGAACACCCATCTGAGCAAGAAACATGAACCATGTTGTAAGACCAAGATGAAGAAGAGAAACGTTACATTCTCTTCTACCACACCCGCCCAAAAAATCGACGTTTTCAAACCTCGACCTCGACTCTTCACCGTTAACAATGGCTGCAGCCATCTCCATGGCCTGCCAGAAGTTGACGTTGTTCCTCCATGCCTTGGACTCAACAACATTAATAATGTCTGTGAAAATAGTATGACATATTGTAACAAAGCTGGGGAGAAGTATGAACTTTTTAGTAATTTAATGGATGGAGAGAATATGTGGTGGGAGAGTTTGCTAGAGGAGAGCAAACAGCCTGACGGGCTCGTTCCAAAAGGTACGGCAACAAAAAAGGGGGCAACCTTTGCGTTTGACGTTGAGCAACTTTGGAATATGTTGGATGGAGAGACTGTAGAACTTGATTAG
- the LOC106333082 gene encoding transcription factor MYB114 isoform X2 has product MEDSSKGLTKGAWTAEEDSLLRRCIDKYGEGKWHQVPLRAGLNRCRKSCRLRWLNYLKPTIKRGKLSSDEVDLLLRLHKLLGNRLPGRTANDIKNYWNTHLSKKHEPCCKTKMKKRNVTFSSTTPAQKIDVFKPRPRLFTVNNGCSHLHGLPEVDVVPPCLGLNNINNVCENSMTYCNKAGEKYELFSNLMDGENMWWESLLEESKQPDGLVPKGTATKKGATFAFDVEQLWNMLDGETVELD; this is encoded by the exons ATGGAGGATTCGTCCAAAGGGTTGACAAAAGGTGCATGGACGGCTGAAGAAGATAGTCTCTTGAGGCGATGCATTGATAAGTATGGAGAAGGCAAATGGCATCAAGTTCCTTTAAGAGCTG GGCTTAATAGGTGTAGGAAGAGTTGTAGACTAAGATGGCTGAACTATTTGAAGCCAACTATCAAGAGAGGAAAACTTAGCTCTGATGAAGTTGATCTTCTTCTCCGTCTTCATAAGCTTTTAGGAAACAG ACTACCCGGCCGGACCGCTAATGATATCAAGAATTACTGGAACACCCATCTGAGCAAGAAACATGAACCATGTTGTAAGACCAAGATGAAGAAGAGAAACGTTACATTCTCTTCTACCACACCCGCCCAAAAAATCGACGTTTTCAAACCTCGACCTCGACTCTTCACCGTTAACAATGGCTGCAGCCATCTCCATGGCCTGCCAGAAGTTGACGTTGTTCCTCCATGCCTTGGACTCAACAACATTAATAATGTCTGTGAAAATAGTATGACATATTGTAACAAAGCTGGGGAGAAGTATGAACTTTTTAGTAATTTAATGGATGGAGAGAATATGTGGTGGGAGAGTTTGCTAGAGGAGAGCAAACAGCCTGACGGGCTCGTTCCAAAAGGTACGGCAACAAAAAAGGGGGCAACCTTTGCGTTTGACGTTGAGCAACTTTGGAATATGTTGGATGGAGAGACTGTAGAACTTGATTAG
- the LOC106333082 gene encoding transcription factor MYB114 isoform X1, giving the protein MEDSSKGLTKGAWTAEEDSLLRRCIDKYGEGKWHQVPLRAGLNRCRKSCRLRWLNYLKPTIKRGKLSSDEVDLLLRLHKLLGNRWSLIAGRLPGRTANDIKNYWNTHLSKKHEPCCKTKMKKRNVTFSSTTPAQKIDVFKPRPRLFTVNNGCSHLHGLPEVDVVPPCLGLNNINNVCENSMTYCNKAGEKYELFSNLMDGENMWWESLLEESKQPDGLVPKGTATKKGATFAFDVEQLWNMLDGETVELD; this is encoded by the exons ATGGAGGATTCGTCCAAAGGGTTGACAAAAGGTGCATGGACGGCTGAAGAAGATAGTCTCTTGAGGCGATGCATTGATAAGTATGGAGAAGGCAAATGGCATCAAGTTCCTTTAAGAGCTG GGCTTAATAGGTGTAGGAAGAGTTGTAGACTAAGATGGCTGAACTATTTGAAGCCAACTATCAAGAGAGGAAAACTTAGCTCTGATGAAGTTGATCTTCTTCTCCGTCTTCATAAGCTTTTAGGAAACAG GTGGTCTTTAATTGCTGGTAGACTACCCGGCCGGACCGCTAATGATATCAAGAATTACTGGAACACCCATCTGAGCAAGAAACATGAACCATGTTGTAAGACCAAGATGAAGAAGAGAAACGTTACATTCTCTTCTACCACACCCGCCCAAAAAATCGACGTTTTCAAACCTCGACCTCGACTCTTCACCGTTAACAATGGCTGCAGCCATCTCCATGGCCTGCCAGAAGTTGACGTTGTTCCTCCATGCCTTGGACTCAACAACATTAATAATGTCTGTGAAAATAGTATGACATATTGTAACAAAGCTGGGGAGAAGTATGAACTTTTTAGTAATTTAATGGATGGAGAGAATATGTGGTGGGAGAGTTTGCTAGAGGAGAGCAAACAGCCTGACGGGCTCGTTCCAAAAGGTACGGCAACAAAAAAGGGGGCAACCTTTGCGTTTGACGTTGAGCAACTTTGGAATATGTTGGATGGAGAGACTGTAGAACTTGATTAG
- the LOC106332794 gene encoding probable glucan endo-1,3-beta-glucosidase A6, which produces MSSPMASFALFFFTLIVLSSSCRYAIGSPNNKTFLSLASRIGINYGRLGNNLPSPYQSINLIKSINAGHVKLYDADPETLMVLSQTNLYVTIMVPNNQIIPIGADQAAADNWVNTNVLAHYPQTRIRFVLVGNEILSNNSDQDKQTWSSLVPAMRKIITSLRARGIHNIKVGTPLAMDVLRTSFPPSSGAFREEVAAPVMLPLLKFLNGTNSFFFLDVYPYFPWSTDPVNNPLDFALFQSNSTYTDPQTGLVYTNLLDQMLDSVIFAMTKLGYPNVRLAISETGWPNSGDIDETGANILNAATYNRNLIKKMTANPPIGTPVRPGSPIPTFLFSLFNENQKPGSGTERHWGILNPDGTQIYEIDFSGTRPVPSPGSLPKPSNNVPFKGNVWCVAVEGASEAELQQALNFACGQSNATCAALAPGRECYAPVSLTWHASYAFSSYWAQFRNQSSRCYFNGLARETTTNPGNEHCTFPSVTL; this is translated from the exons ATGTCTTCTCCAATGGCTTCTTTTGCTCTGTTCTTCTTCACTCTCATTGTCCTGTCAA GTTCTTGTCGCTACGCAATTGGTTCACCGAACAACAAAACATTTTTATCACTTGCAAGTAGGATTGGGATCAACTATGGAAGATTAGGAAACAATCTCCCATCTCCTTACCAATCAATCAACCTCATCAAATCAATTAACGCAGGCCACGTCAAACTCTACGACGCGGACCCCGAAACCCTAATGGTCCTCTCTCAGACCAATCTTTACGTCACAATCATGGTCCCTAACAACCAAATCATTCCCATCGGCGCCGATCAAGCCGCCGCAGACAACTGGGTCAACACCAACGTCCTTGCTCACTACCCACAAACAAGAATCAGATTCGTCCTCGTCGGCAACGAGATTCTCAGCAACAACTCCGATCAAGACAAGCAAACCTGGTCGAGTCTTGTCCCTGCCATGCGTAAAATCATTACTTCTCTTAGAGCGAGAGGGATTCACAACATCAAAGTGGGGACACCACTCGCCATGGATGTTCTTCGAACGAGCTTTCCTCCGTCGAGCGGTGCGTTCCGGGAAGAAGTCGCCGCTCCGGTGATGTTACCGTTGCTGAAGTTTCTCAACGGAACAAACTCTTTCTTCTTCCTCGATGTTTACCCTTACTTCCCTTGGTCCACTGATCCGGTTAACAACCCTTTGGATTTCGCTCTGTTCCAATCGAATTCGACTTATACCGACCCCCAAACCGGTTTGGTTTACACTAATCTTCTAGACCAGATGCTCGATTCGGTTATTTTCGCGATGACCAAGCTCGGTTATCCAAACGTCCGGCTTGCAATCTCTGAAACCGGGTGGCCTAACTCCGGTGATATCGACGAAACCGGAGCCAACATTCTCAATGCGGCGACGTATAACCGGAATTTGATCAAGAAGATGACTGCTAACCCGCCAATCGGTACACCGGTTAGACCCGGTTCACCTATACCGACATTTTTGTTCTCGTTGTTCAATGAAAACCAGAAACCCGGTTCGGGAACAGAGAGGCATTGGGGAATTTTGAATCCGGACGGTACACAGATCTACGAAATCGATTTCAGCGGGACAAGACCGGTTCCTAGCCCTGGTTCGTTGCCTAAACCGAGTAACAATGTTCCGTTCAAGGGGAATGTCTGGTGTGTGGCGGTTGAAGGAGCCAGCGAGGCGGAGTTACAGCAGGCGCTTAACTTTGCTTGCGGACAAAGTAACGCAACGTGTGCAGCTTTGGCGCCGGGAAGAGAGTGTTACGCACCGGTTTCGCTTACTTGGCATGCAAGTTATGCGTTTAGCTCGTACTGGGCACAGTTCCGGAACCAAAGCTCGCGGTGTTACTTCAATGGCTTGGCGCGTGAGACCACGACCAATCCAG GAAATGAACATTGCACGTTCCCTAGCGTTACCCTTTGA
- the LOC106329119 gene encoding probable acyl-activating enzyme 16, chloroplastic produces the protein MFLASSSLSLSLSLIFTPTPVTSFFLSLSAMASTSLAPSVLVSRFYSSPREFQDSGNYKCFSRRTRVSSRLRFRVHCESTVQEKELGRCSPFLEGLTVPGNDASAALRSNEWKAVPDIWRSSAEKYGDRVAVVDPYHDPPSTFTYRQLEQEILDFVEGLRAVGVKADEKIALFADNSCRWLVADQGIMATGAVNVVRGSRSSVEELLHIYCHSDSVGLVVDNPEFFNRIADTFSYKASLKFVILLWGDKSSLATSSRQTPVYSYNEIKNLGQERRAEHAGSSDAGKYEYEFIGPDDTATIMYTSGTTGNPKGVMLTHQNLLHQIRNLSEFVPAKAGERFLSMLPSWHAYERACEYFIFTCGVEQKYTSIRFLKDDLKRYQPHYLISVPLVYETLYSGIQKQISTSSPVRKFLALTLIRISLAYTEMRRVYEGLCLTKSQKPPVYIVALVDWLCARVVAFVLWPLHMLAEKLVYKKIRSSIGITKAGVTGGGSLPMHIDKFFEAIGVNVQNGYGLTETSPVVSARRLSCNVLGSVGHPIKDTEFKIVDQETGTVLPPGSKGIVKVRGPPVMRGYYKNPVASKQVIDDDGWFNTGDMGWIAPHHSTGRSRSCGGVIVLEGRAKDTIVLSTGENVEPLEIEEAAMRSSLIQQIVVIGQDQRRLGAIVIPNKEAAEGVAKNKISPVDPEVNELSKETLTSMVYEELRKWTSECSFQVGPVLIVEEPFTIDNGFMTPTMKIRRDKVVDRYKDEIDRLYK, from the exons ATGTTTCTTGCTTCATCATCTCTCTCTCTCTCTCTTTCTCTCATCTTCACGCCAACACCAGTAACTTCTTTCTTCCTCTCTCTCTCAGCCATGGCGTCAACGTCTCTGGCACCATCGGTTCTTGTTTCAAGATTCTACTCCTCTCCTCGCGAGTTTCAAGATTCTGGGAACTACAAGTGTTTTAGCCGCCGAACTCGTGTTTCTTCACGCCTGCGATTTCGAGTTCACTGCGAGTCTACG GTTCAGGAGAAGGAGCTAGGACGTTGTTCACCCTTCTTGGAAGGCTTAACAGTACCAGGGAATGATGCTTCTGCTGCTTTGAGATCTAATGAATGGAAGGCTGTTCCTGATATATGGAGATCATCTGCGGAGAAGTACGGCGACAGAGTTGCTGTGGTTGATCCCTATCATGACCCTCCTTCCACTTTCACGTATAGACAG CTGGAACAAGAAATATTGGACTTTGTTGAGGGCTTGCGAGCCGTTGGAGTGAAAGCAGACGAGAAGATTGCACTTTTCGCTGATAACTCCTGTCGCTGGCTTGTTGCTGATCAAG GGATAATGGCGACAGGAGCAGTCAATGTTGTCAGAGGCTCAAGATCCTCTGTTGAAGAGTTATTGCATATATACTGTCATTCTGATAG TGTAGGTCTTGTTGTGGATAACCCTGAGTTCTTCAACCGCATTGCTGACACATTTTCTTACAAGGCATCTCTAAAGTTTGTGATTCTTCTATGGGGGGACAAATCTTCCTTGGCTACATCAAGTAGGCAGACACCAGTCTATAGTTACAACGAAATCAAAAACTTAGGGCAGGAGAGACGTGCAGAACATGCAGGATCTAGTGATGCTGGTAAGTATGAATATGAGTTCATCGGTCCAGATGATACAGCCACGATCATGTATACAAGCGGAACTACTGGTAACCCAAAAGGTGTTATGCTTACACATCAGAATCTGCTACATCAG ATAAGAAACTTATCTGAATTTGTACCTGCTAAAGCTGGGGAGAGGTTTCTAAGTATGCTGCCATCATGGCATGCTTATGAACGGGCTTGTGAATACTTCATATTTACATGTGGAGTTGAGCAAAAGTATACGTCTATAAGGTTCTTAAAG GATGATCTCAAGAGATATCAACCACACTATCTGATCTCAGTTCCTTTAGTATATGAGACCCTCTACAG TGGGATTCAAAAGCAAATTTCTACAAGCTCCCCTGTTCGTAAGTTTTTGGCGCTTACATTGATCAGAATCAGCCTAGCATATACGGAGATGAGAAGAGTTTATGAG GGTCTTTGTTTGACAAAGAGCCAAAAGCCTCCAGTGTATATTGTTGCTTTAGTGGATTGGTTGTGCGCGAGGGTAGTTGCGTTTGTCCTGTGGCCATTGCATATGTTGGCTGAAAAGCTTGTGTACAAAAAAATCCGCTCGTCTATTGGAATAACAAAG GCTGGTGTTACTGGAGGTGGTAGTTTGCCTATGCATATTGACAAGTTTTTTGAG GCCATCGGTGTGAATGTACAAAATGGATATGGTTTGACAGAAACCTCACCGGTTGTCTCTGCGCGGAGGCTTAGCTGTAAT GTTCTTGGCTCAGTTGGGCATCCTATTAAAGATACAGAATTCAAAATAGTAGATCAAGAGACTGGTACTGTTCTTCCACCTGGTTCAAAAGGCATTGTCAAAGTCAGAGGCCCTCCAGTTATGAGAGGTTACTATAAG AATCCAGTGGCTAGCAAGCAAGTTATAGATGACGATGGATGGTTTAATACTGGAGACATGGGCTGGATTGCGCCTCATCATTCAACAGGGCGGAGTCGTAGCTGCGGAGGTGTCATCGTTCTTGAAGGTCGTGCCAAGGACACCATTGTACTTTCCACAG GTGAAAATGTGGAGCCATTGGAGATTGAAGAAGCAGCCATGAGAAGCAGTTTGATTCAACAAATAGTTGTTATTGGACAG GATCAACGCCGCCTTGGAGCTATTGTTATCCCAAACAAAGAAGCAGCAGAAGGAGTAGCCAAAAACAAAATTTCACCTGTAGATCCTGAAGTCAACGAACTTAGCAAGGAGACGCTAACGTCTATGGTCTACGAAGAACTGAGGAAATG GACATCAGAATGTTCATTCCAAGTAGGTCCAGTTCTCATCGTTGAGGAGCCCTTCACG ATAGACAACGGTTTCATGACACCTACAATGAAGATAAGACGGGACAAGGTGGTTGATCGATATAAGGATGAGATAGATAGACTCTACAAGTAG